Below is a genomic region from Gemmatimonadota bacterium.
GCCGATGAAGGAGAGGGAGGAGAGCGCCGCGCCCGGTCCCACGAGGGGGAGCTCTCCGTTCGTCCGCCAGAAATCCACCAGGGCCAGCGCGTGTATCGCGACCGCGACGACCGTGAGGGAGGCTGCGGCGAAGGCCCTCCGCCCCCCCGCCCCGCGAAGGAGCTGTACCACCCAGAGGGCGAAGGCGCCGATGTAGGAGAGGAGGGCGAAAAGATGGATCACGCGCTTCCGCGCCGCAGGGTGTTCCGGGCCAACTCAGCGTACCGGACCGACAGGTCACGGCATCTTCGAATCCAGCACCATCCAGAGACCGGCCCGAACTGCACCCGGAGTCGCGACGGAGAGCAATCGGACCGTGGCCGTCGAATCACGGATACCGACGACCTGGAAGCGGGCGACCTCCCGTTCCGCTCCGTCCCCCCCGCTCGCCCCGATTCCGGCAAGCTCATCTCCGACGACCAACCCGGCATCCCCTCCCTGATCGATGAATGCGAAGTCGCCGGGGAGATGAAGCTCTTTCCTTTCTTGGAAGGCGAGGAGCCTTGCACGCACGCCGGAGTCCGACGGGGCTGGGTGTACGCCGGAGGAGAGCGGAAAGGTCCTCGCGAGGGTCAGGAGATGTCCGACGCGGAGGCGCCCGAATTCGTCCACGACCCGCGCGACAACGGCCGACGGATCCACCTGTTCGATCCGGACGATTCCCGAGGGAACCGTGACGTCCCCCAAACCTGGAATCCTCGCCCCGAGGGCGTAGGTCAGGAACTCTTCTCCGACTCTGGGCGTGCCTTCCCCGAAGAACCGCAGCACGACCTCCGCGCCCGGCTGAATGCTCACACTCGTCGAAAGAGGTGCTCCGGGACTCGCCAAGCCGACCACCTCGCCCATGCGATCGCTCCCGTCCCCCTCGGACACGATCCATCCGGCGGCGAGGAACACTCCCTCGGGGACCGCTGGAGTGTCGGCCTCGCCCTGAGTCATCACGATGGGACCGACCACCTCCGGTCCCCCGGAGTCGAAAAAGACCGTTCGGGTGGCAAGGTCCCGCTCGGGCGGGTTGCCGGGGGTGAAGGGACGGCTCTCCAGCATGGCCCGCCGCTCCTCGAAAGGCAGCGTCGCGACCGTCACTGCCGGCCGTCCGTCCACCTGCACCCCGAGGACCGTGGCCGCCGGGGCCAGGGCGGGGGCCGCGCCCGGCAGGACGAGCTCCATTCCCACACGGATCCGGTTGGGGTCCGAAAGCTGGCCGCGATTCGCCTCGAAGATCCGGGCCCACTCCGCGGCGGAGCCCAGGTATTGACGGGCGATGCTGCCCAGCGTCTCGCCGGGCAAGACGACATGGGTTCGCGCCGCCGCCGCCCGCTGCTGAGCGCCGGCCGGAAGGAACGAAATCAGGAGGACGAGTGCGATGGCTACGGAGCGGATCATGACGGCTCCTTGTGCTCCGGTGTGGCAGCCGGGTGCGGGAAAGGGCAATCCT
It encodes:
- a CDS encoding LysM domain-containing protein yields the protein MIRSVAIALVLLISFLPAGAQQRAAAARTHVVLPGETLGSIARQYLGSAAEWARIFEANRGQLSDPNRIRVGMELVLPGAAPALAPAATVLGVQVDGRPAVTVATLPFEERRAMLESRPFTPGNPPERDLATRTVFFDSGGPEVVGPIVMTQGEADTPAVPEGVFLAAGWIVSEGDGSDRMGEVVGLASPGAPLSTSVSIQPGAEVVLRFFGEGTPRVGEEFLTYALGARIPGLGDVTVPSGIVRIEQVDPSAVVARVVDEFGRLRVGHLLTLARTFPLSSGVHPAPSDSGVRARLLAFQERKELHLPGDFAFIDQGGDAGLVVGDELAGIGASGGDGAEREVARFQVVGIRDSTATVRLLSVATPGAVRAGLWMVLDSKMP